Proteins from a single region of Plasmodium brasilianum strain Bolivian I chromosome 13, whole genome shotgun sequence:
- a CDS encoding hypothetical protein (conserved Plasmodium protein): protein MKDIKLLLEKLRTRREKEFDKDVKILIDLKKHIHVSRTKKGNKSSVIEEDNCLSFENFKNCIVYVEKVYKNLKRKTLYEHSYYSNVINSYHKSSHYNAIMNYSDDGSTSRGSRIISGMISCINSGSTDNGSCLPFSPLGVRTEKNVNLIKFFHMYLIRKYCEKSFYKCLHSEFTRAITYNYLDTNHFYKCLDSELYLLYSYIQLFSSVLLKNENINEQHPIRMCSELLSNIYEQLNVLRKKDTSKNVQPYDEEKSVPHNSVIKYVYFIVHFLSKNKNYNYLNLLYGVYSFIYIFSNVYYTCFMSFNKVKAQKYIEAHDQKKINYEMKLSSNERVVFPHGDKRYEDKFILYYKYINEYANVNFMELNEFLLYFLSKERVHKNNYHFNDIMKDLNIIKYATNLQKLFFTQVFTSTQKDDILHHNGKYTAIRRNICKKICTVTENSPLYLDLTPEKKEAFQKYVELIKEDGNSVYSTNYAQGSNSNETSISLSNSGEGSPRLHIHQECLVNSQFDHLFFEQTTFNIDDALFAKNGNEKGKMLEGITSEEISETGEKESKRNDHINMEGVKQNERFSTTDNDEKKKGWKEEKEYFLKNFNDMYEGEENRLHCIDEFYYIAIDFDKTIIKKDSYSFFFKMLERKYYKSSYSKGNVNKDGSGNENGIGIGNGKGAKLTQDDIHFFKSFSIDKMKEKKIHSVEERIEYLHKINEWFIIEENTILEKLEDEKNISEPYSDSYYYYLKLVDNLHVSYSMLIAYYDILKDINVDVLNNLINESYDNFQVDDYFLEVFLHLMNHKQKNRKTFYFDIITLNLKKQICLYTIRNNLLKVKGVPIQSGVLHNSSSTTTTTAATTATTTATTTATTGLGENSTELPLPVDQCTSEQVEDTHDENDYYQIFKKYFNVYYSKTHTYDKEKRIYTGNFEYNKLKIKHEKYNEADSIEEKVTLCSLFDKTRIKTKVCSLLTNINHNLSAFIGDSLIDLDAMLSADIPILIGHNDLLIKFCEKHSIMIKPLVFAAAKVEQLKRRNRNRNINGNINNYESVKSDTIEYIEGMHQKKVAPGKFISITTERSEQLNDIYDENKKIIYSTESWLEIGIFLFGDI, encoded by the coding sequence ATgaaagatataaaattactGCTAGAAAAACTAAGAAcaagaagagaaaaagaatttGACAAGGATGTAAAAATTCTAATAGATTTGAAAAAACACATCCATGTGAGTAGGACTAAGAAAGGAAACAAAAGCAGTGTAATTGAAGAAGATAATTGCTTAagttttgaaaattttaagaacTGTATTGTATATGTGGAAAAGGTTTATAAGAATCTAAAGAGGAAAACTTTGTATGAACATAGCTATTACAGTAATGTTATTAATAGCTACCATAAGAGCAGTCATTACAATGCTATTATGAATTACAGCGATGATGGTAGCACTAGTCGTGGTAGCAGAATTATTAGCGGCATGATTAGCTGCATTAATAGTGGTAGCACTGACAATGGTAGCTGCTTGCCTTTTAGTCCACTCGGCGTGAGAACTGAAAAGAACGTAaacttaattaaattttttcacaTGTACTTgataagaaaatattgtGAAAAGAGCTTTTACAAATGTTTGCATAGTGAGTTTACGCGTGCTATTACTTACAATTATTTAGATAcgaatcatttttataagtGCCTAGATTCTGAGTTGTACTTGCTGTATAGTTATATACAGTTGTTTTCATCTGTATTACTTaagaatgaaaatattaatgagcAACATCCAATCAGAATGTGTAGTGAGCTattatcaaatatatatgaacagttGAATGTATTGAGGAAGAAGGATACGAGTAAAAATGTGCAGCCATATGATGAAGAAAAGAGCGTACCACATAACAgcgtaataaaatatgtatattttatagtacactttttaagtaaaaataaaaattataattatttaaatctgTTATATGGCGTCTAttcgtttatttatattttttcaaatgtgTATTACACGTGTTTTATGTCTTTTAACAAAGTGAAagcacaaaaatatatagaagcACATGatcaaaagaaaattaacTATGAAATGAAATTAAGTTCAAACGAAAGAGTAGTATTTCCACATGGGGATAAAAGATATGaagataaatttattttatattataaatacataaatgaatACGCAAATGTAAACTTTATGGAATTAAATGAgttcttattatatttcttatccAAAGAGAgagtacataaaaataattaccactttaatgatattatgaaagatttaaatataattaaatatgctacaaatttacaaaaattgttttttactCAAGTGTTTACAAGTACTCAGAAGGATGATATTTTACATCATAATGGAAAGTACACAGCAATTAGACgcaatatttgtaaaaagaTATGTACTGTGACAGAGAATTCTCCCCTATATCTTGATCTCACAccagaaaagaaagaagctTTTCAAAAATACGTCGAGCTTATAAAAGAGGATGGTAATAGTGTATATAGTACCAACTACGCACAAGGAAGTAATAGTAATGAAACTTCCATAAGTTTAAGTAATAGTGGGGAAGGTAGTCCGAGGCTGCATATCCATCAAGAGTGCTTAGTTAACAGCCAATTCGATCATCTCTTTTTCGAACAAACGACGTTTAACATAGACGATGCtctttttgcaaaaaatgggaatgaaaaagggaaaatgtTAGAGGGGATCACATCGGAAGAGATTAGTGAAACGGGGGAGAAGGAATCCAAACGAAATGATCATATCAATATGGAGGGTGTTAAACAGAATGAAAGATTTAGCACTACAGATAATGATGAGAAGAAAAAGGGGTGGAAAGAGGAAAAggaatactttttaaaaaattttaacgaTATGTATGAAGGGGAAGAGAATCGCTTACACTGTATAGACGAATTTTACTACATAGCGATTGACTTTGACAAAACGATAATAAAGAAGGATtcgtattcttttttttttaaaatgttggAGAGGAAATACTATAAAAGTAGTTACAGTAAGGGTAACGTTAACAAGGATGGAAGCGGAAATGAAAATGGTATTGGCATTGGCAATGGAAAAGGCGCAAAATTAACCCAAGATGATATCCACTTTTTTAAAAGCTTTAGTATAGACAAgatgaaagagaaaaagataCATTCAGTGGAAGAGCGAATTGAATAcctacataaaataaatgaatggtTTATTATAGAAGAGAATACAATTTTGGAAAAACTAGAAgatgaaaagaatatatcAGAACCGTATTCTGATtcgtattattattacctaAAGTTAGTGGATAATTTGCACGTAAGTTATTCTATGTTAATAGCATATTACGATATTCTAAAAGACATAAATGTAGATGTACTaaacaatttaataaatgaatcgtatgataattttcaagtggatgattattttttagaagTCTTCCTACATTTAATGAatcataaacaaaaaaatagaaaaactttttatttcgATATTATTACGCTTAAtctaaaaaaacaaatatgtcTTTATACCATACGAAACAATTTGCTTAAAGTTAAGGGGGTTCCAATTCAGAGCGGAGTACTacataatagtagtagtactaCTACCACTACAGCTGCCACTACAGCTACCACTACAGCTACCACTACAGCTACCACGGGATTAGGTGAGAACTCTACAGAATTACCACTTCCAGTCGACCAGTGCACGAGCGAACAAGTAGAAGATACAcatgatgaaaatgattattaccaaatttttaagaaatatttcaATGTATACTATTCAAAGACACATACCTATGATAAAGAGAAGAGGATCTACACTGGAAATTTTGAGTACAATaaacttaaaataaaacatgaaaaatataatgaagcTGATAGTatagaagaaaaagtaaCATTATGTTCGCTGTTCGACAAGACAcgaataaaaacaaaagtatGTTCGTTactaacaaatataaatcataATCTGTCCGCATTTATTGGGGATAGCTTAATCGACTTGGATGCTATGTTAAGTGCAGATATACCCATCTTAATAGGGCATAACGACCTACTCATCAAATTTTGTGAGAAACATAGCATTATGATAAAACCACTTGTTTTTGCCGCAGCAAAAGTTGAACAACTCAAAcgaagaaatagaaatagaaacataaatggaaatataaataactatGAATCGGTAAAGTCAGACACTATAGAGTACATTGAAGGTATGCACCAGAAAAAAGTTGCTCCGGGGAAATTTATTTCAATAACAACAGAACGGAGTGAGCAGTTAAATGATATctatgatgaaaataaaaaaattatttattcaacCGAAAGTTGGCTGGAAATAGGCATATTTCTCTTCGGtgatatataa
- a CDS encoding DIX domain-containing protein: MSKTTVVFYHIINDKEDKNAQNVFYISKPISLITLNDIKNEFPLIGTYHFRFKIIHNNIPAWVDINDESSPVLRLSWVDYKWNKQNLNEKILNEKILNEKILNDKIINEQGVTTKSYNKTNKTVSEAKEKNIDDNGTNHKSKSNIDMLLFETTPNKSSNTNIGEKKDNTKDQNYFDLMFN, translated from the exons atgtcaaAAACGACCGTtgtattttatcatattattaatgataaagaagataaaaatgctcaaaatgttttttatatatctaagCCAATAAGTTTAATAACTTTAAATGacattaaaaatgaatttccTCTCATAGGAACGTATCACTTCAg atttaaaataatacataacaATATTCCCGCGTGGGTTGATATTAATGATGAGTCCTCCCCT GTTTTGAGACTAAGTTGGGTGGATTACAAATGGAACAAGCAAAATTTAAAcgagaaaattttaaacgagaaaattttaaacgagaaaattttaaatgataaaattataaatgaacaaGGTGTAACAACAAAGTCGTATAATAAAACCAATAAAACAGTTTCTGAagcaaaggaaaaaaatatagatgatAATGGTACTAATCATAAATCAAAAAGTAACATTGACATGTTATTATTTGAAACAACTCCCAATAAATCCagtaatacaaatatagGCGAGAAAAAAG aTAACACAAAAGATCAAAATTACTTTGATTTAATGTTTAATTAG
- a CDS encoding mannose-1-phosphate guanyltransferase, with the protein MNALILVGGYGTRLRPLTLTTPKPLISFCNKPILEHQIFNLAKCGIREIILAIAYKPTNITDFVNELEKKYDVKIIYSIEDEPLGTGGPIKLAEKFLNKYDDFFVFNSDIICTFPLLEMMNFHKENNSPLTILVKEVEDPRAFGVVITEDKRITKFEEKPLVPKSSLINAGIYILNKNILNYIPMRNSSLEKEIFPKLANENMLYFYKLNKFWADIGKPLDFLKGQALYLEDLEEKTKERKILCDYLLICYSINEKENNDIQNHSNKKNLFITFENIEELNKFSKNKDHFFNDILHFTKVEGNVLISSKTVIKKNCVLGDNVVLGDNVVIGEGCRIKNACVMSNSIINSYSYIENTIIGSKSSIGNWSRIEGLCVLGENVVLKPEIFLNNAFILPYKEVNNSIYEKGAIIM; encoded by the exons ATGAACGCGTTAATATTAGTTGGGGGGTATGGCACACGTTTGAGACCATTAACCTTAACAACACCAAAACCGTTAATTAGCTTTTGCAATAAGCCAATTTTAGAACACCAAATATTCAATTTAGCAAAATGTGGAATaagagaaataattttagctATTGCTTATAAACCTACTAATATAACAGATTTTGTCAAcgaattagaaaaaaaatatgatgtaaaaattatttattcaattGAAGATGAACCATTGGGAACGGGAGGACCAATAAAGCTAgctgaaaaatttttaaacaaatatgatgatttttttgtttttaattcaGACATTATTTGTACCTTTCCATTATTAGAGATGATGAACTTTCACAAGGAAAATAATTCTCCTTTAAcaatttta GTAAAAGAAGTTGAAGACCCCAGGGCATTTGGTGTTGTAATTACCGAGGATAAGAGAATTACAAAATTTGAAGAGAAGCCATTAGTGCCTAAGTCAAGTCTAATAAATGCaggaatatacatattaaacaaaaatattttaaattatattcctATGAGAAATAGTTCTttggaaaaagaaatatttccCAAACTAGCAAATGagaatatgttatatttttacaaattaaataaattctgGGCAGATATTGGAAAACCGttagattttttaaaaggtcAGGCGTTGTATTTAGAAgatttagaagaaaaaacgaaagagcgaaaaattttatgcgattatttgttaatatgttatagtataaatgaaaaagaaaataatgatatacaAAATCatagcaataaaaaaaatttatttataacttttgaaaatatagaagaattaaataaattttctaaaaataaagatcATTTTTTTAACGATATACTACATTTTACAAAGGTTGAAGGAAATGTTCTAATATCCTCAAAAactgtaataaaaaaaaattgcgtACTAGGTGATAATGTCGTATTAGGTGATAATGTAGTTATAGGAGAAGGATGTCGAATAAAAAATGCATGTGTAATGAGTAATTCTATTATTAActcatattcatatattgaaaatactATTATTGGTTCAAAATCAAGTATAGGAAATTGGTCGCGTATTGAAGGCTTATGCGTACTAGGGGAAAATGTTGTTTTAAAACCcgaaatttttcttaataatgCTTTTATTCTCCCATACAAAGAAGTTAATAACTCCATTTATGAGAAAGGTGCGATTATCATGTGA
- a CDS encoding dynein light chain: MKDYLAECNKYLKYDNPIVIENEAEEEEKGKNLKDEKKIKDKNIVRIIQEIRKNLKSNMLYKNDNKNVFFNEPIYNIFPMKNIKEKKMEYIFYVSRSTSEDDVLTCLRKINEIIFAMYTKSLVIKKEFLDELLNVFMELCRQTRGSGIHATTSNSNEKIYLNALFISLLLLLKKMFRSSLELNLKKQIKQNSSLSALRNEIEIKKDAINSLKNEIVKTEDMIENEKINSEKELSKVNIIYQNKIDKLKKNNQRKKDDFTRILQL, translated from the exons atgaaagacTACTTAGCTGAATGcaacaaatatttaaaatatgataatcCAATAGTTATTGAAAATGAGGCTGAGGAGGAGGAGAAAGGTAAAAATTTGAAAGACGAAAAGaagataaaagataaaaatattgtacgAATAATTCAAGAAATTCGAAAGAATTTAAAATCGAacatgttatataaaaatgacaataaaaatgtttttttcaatgagcctatttacaatatttttccaatgaaaaatataaaagaaaaaaagatggaatatattttttacgtatCAAGATCAACTAGTGAAGACGATGTATTAACATGccttagaaaaataaatgaaattatatttgcTATGTATACAAAAAGTTTGgtcataaaaaaagaatttctCGATGAATTGTTAAACGTTTTTATGGAATTGTGTAGACAG ACACGCGGAAGTGGAATACACGCAACTACTTCAAAttctaatgaaaaaatatatctgaacgctttattcatttcattgttacttttgttaaaaaaaatgttcagaTCATCTTTGGAATTAAATCTGaagaaacaaataaaacaaaacagcTCGTTAAGTGCCCTACGCaatgaaatagaaataaaaaaagatgctATTAATTctttgaaaaatgaaatagtAAAGACTGAAGATATGATcgaaaatgaaaagataaACTCAGAAAAGGAGCTATCGAAG gtgaatataatataccaaaacaaaatagataagctgaaaaaaaataatcaaagaaaaaaggacGATTTCACAAGAATATTGCAATTATGA
- a CDS encoding surface protein P113: MKINFFSIFILILQSFLVCLTRCYVHSDVLKFGEENSLKCTQGSLYILHCEVQCINKNNEIIHKRCIDEIEKKCTNNKKCLYMFDYVLKSKTQSFRNKNSIEIDECVQSDQNEVKTSTTCLLSNSFLLEDTFIQYFFFIKNKNEEPIICKNGKLSIKSALLHSPFCPTKMKDVTEHIKKSCDNNKECLIDPYELQVFKLNEKDNCYINNSYISLNVICTSDEGVEVENNPNGGKQVPDKEQGLESNDVNSEKDEVDEIMNGSENLADRIKKAKALLLEKMNGELTKKSSIFNELGEKISLILNKKYEAADIKDLLEDRYNEMKRNADHDLYYIYLTETLEAEKIENINVTAFQEQLLNILKEEMNKLDVVEKSIDKIRKKYTNLYTKAKSNNVVDLFDENEDPVLTYDDFPLGNEMISADIFFKYHPEVKAIDFKDKKYDNKIEENNIYNEYKDIEELEKLDESNRKQRIISMRNSLVDSLKVMYMEKNNIFNMQASCIKSYCFKKPLNIKNLSILLKHNYHKMKDSKENEQNQDALTTLVDYLDKIAQLNNEPWTNNKRITQKLQVIMNSGYEQVFEKEKYIQEKTSKYNALYEKAKSFNLDRLFSESDNALKRASMISSPNENEDEVFGNQASSFFSIFKGRGGNETSGSGASSADTGAGEGMGDDGAVNDNDGKKSEEVNEGSPIYTDDQQAKDSDIEGVVPKVDEEEEEEHITDIIPENKGVGENKSNITDKLDEENIQINEQGLNDAGEVEGEVQAGVSAEVPTGVPAEIPENIPAEIPAEIPENIPAEIPAEIPAEIPTEIPTEIPAEIPAEIPAEIPAEIPAEIPAEIPAEIPAEIPAEIPAEIPTEIPAEIPAEIPADAAEGGVTEEQSNEGDESVKEKKTEEQGNVEWEEDEEELYLGDVLPETDVPSTDENKEEEEEESKEMTKSNKDESSTDEVVVINDQGTTTGELKEQKENKKEGEGGSAVEGADTENMEGTVSGDDNSDEDDDDESPEGTTENGGSEEKIAKQDMGGKDNGSSFFIYLSNGFLIIVAALFLELLF; this comes from the exons atgaaaataaatttttttagtatttttattttaatattgcAAAGTTTTCTTGTGTGCTTGACAAGGTGTTATGTACATAGTGATGTTTTAAAGTTTGGGGAGGAAAACTCGTTGAA GTGCACACAAGGAAGCCTGTACATACTACACTGTGAAGTGCAGTGCATAAACAAGAATAACGAAATAATCCATAAAAGGTGCATTGACGAGATAGAAAAGAAGTGCACGAATAATAAGAAGTGCTTGTACATGTTTGATTATGTGCTTAAGAGTAAAACGCAGTCTTTTAGAAACAAAAACAGTATAGAAATAGATGAGTGTGTGCAATCTGATCAAAATGAAGTGAAAACGTCTACAACATGTTTATTAAgtaattcctttttattgGAGGATACGTTCATacaatatttcttttttataaagaataagAATGAAGAGCCAATAATATGTAAGAATGGGAAATTAAGTATAAAAAGTGCTTTATTGCATTCCCCTTTCTGTCCAACAAAGATGAAAGATGTAAcagaacatataaaaaaatcttGTGATAATAACAAAGAGTGTCTAATAGATCCATACGAGTTACAGGTATTTAAGTTGAACGAAAAAGATAATTGCTATATTAacaattcatatatttctttaaatgtTATTTGTACCAGTGATGAAGGGGTAGAGGTAGAGAATAACCCTAATGGTGGAAAACAAGTGCCTGATAAAGAACAAGGATTGGAAAGTAACGATGTAAATAGTGAAAAGGATGAAGTGGATGAAATAATGAATGGTAGTGAAAACTTAGCAGATcgaataaaaaaagcaaaagcattgttattagaaaaaatgaatggtgagttaacaaaaaaatcGAGTATATTTAACGAGTTAGGAGAAAAGATATCacttatattaaataaaaagtatgaaGCAGCAGATATAAAGGATTTATTAGAAGACAGATATAACGAAATGAAAAGGAATGCGGATCAtgatttgtattatatatatcttacaGAAACGTTAGAGGCAgagaaaattgaaaatattaatgtaacAGCTTTTCAAGAACAGCTcctaaacattttaaaagaagaaatgaaTAAACTGGATGTAGTAGAAAAGTCTAtagataaaataagaaagaaatatacaaatttatatacaaagGCAAAAAGTAATAATGTAGTAGATCTCTTTGATGAAAATGAAGATCCTGTGTTAACCTATGATGATTTCCCTCTAGGAAATGAAATGATTTCAgctgatatattttttaaatatcatCCAGAAGTAAAAGCTATAGATTTTAAGGATAagaaatatgataataagaTAGAagagaataatatatataatgaatacaAGGATATAGAGGAATTAGAGAAGTTAGATGAATCAAATCGAAAGCAAAGAATTATCAGTATGAGAAACAGTTTAGTTGATAGTCTAAAAGTTAtgtatatggaaaaaaataatatatttaatatgcaAGCAAGTTGTATTAAATCttattgttttaaaaaacctttaaacataaaaaatttgagcattttattaaaacataattatcataaaatGAAAGATAGTAAAGAGAATGAACAAAATCAAGATGCCCTAACGACCTTGGTGGATTACCTCGACAAAATAGCACAGTTAAATAATGAACCATGGACCAACAACAAAAGAATAACTCAGAAACTTCAGGTTATTATGAATTCAGGATATGAACAGGTATtcgaaaaggaaaaatatatccaAGAAAAAActtcaaaatataatgcTTTGTATGAAAAGGCAAAGAGCTTTAACCTAGATAGATTGTTCAGTGAAAGTGATAACGCTTTGAAGAGGGCATCCATGATTTCAAGCCCGAATGAAAACGAAGATGAGGTGTTCGGTAACCAGGCCTCTTCCTTCTTCAGTATTTTTAAGGGAAGGGGGGGCAATGAGACCAGTGGTAGTGGAGCTAGCAGTGCTGATACAGGCGCTGGTGAAGGTATGGGTGATGATGGAGCTGTCAATGATAATGACGGGAAAAAGAGCGAAGAAGTAAATGAGGGAAGCCCTATATATACAGATGATCAGCAAGCAAAAGACTCTGATATAGAGGGTGTAGTTCCAAAGGTTgatgaagaagaggaagaggagCATATTACCGATATTATACCAGAAAACAAAGGAGTTGGTGAAAACAAAAGCAATATTACGGATAAACTGGACGAggaaaatattcaaataaatgaacaggGACTAAATGATGCGGGTGAAGTGGAAGGAGAGGTGCAAGCAGGTGTGTCAGCGGAAGTACCAACTGGCGTACCAGCAGAGATACCAGAAAACATACCAGCAGAGATACCAGCAGAGATACCAGAAAACATACCAGCAGAGATACCAGCAGAGATACCAGCAGAGATACCAACAGAGATACCAACAGAGATACCAGCAGAGATACCAGCAGAGATACCAGCAGAGATACCAGCAGAGATACCAGCAGAGATACCAGCAGAGATACCAGCAGAGATACCAGCAGAGATACCAGCAGAGATACCAGCAGAGATACCAACAGAGATACCAGCAGAGATACCAGCAGAGATACCAGCAGACGCTGCGGAAGGAGGGGTAACGGAGGAACAGTCTAATGAAGGGGATGAATCTgtaaaggagaaaaaaactGAAGAACAAGGCAACGTTGAATGGGAAGAAGATGAGGAAGAATTATACCTAGGTGACGTATTACCCGAAACGGATGTACCAAGCAcagatgaaaataaagaagaagaagaagaagaaagtaAAGAAATGACAAAAAGCAATAAAGATGAAAGTTCAACTGACGAAGTAGTAGTTATCAATGACCAAGGAACAACTACTGGTGAATTAAaggaacaaaaagaaaataaaaaagaaggagaAGGTGGTAGTGCAGTCGAAGGAGCGGACACTGAAAACATGGAAGGTACAGTTTCAGGTGATGATAACTCTGATgaagatgatgatgatgaatCACCTGAAGGTACTACGGAGAATGGAGGTtctgaagaaaaaatagcgAAACAGGATATGGGTGGAAAAGATAACGGaagttcattttttatatatctaagTAATGGTTTCTTAATTATTGTAGCTGCCttatttttagaattattattttaa